In one window of Gossypium arboreum isolate Shixiya-1 chromosome 4, ASM2569848v2, whole genome shotgun sequence DNA:
- the LOC108459684 gene encoding omega-hydroxypalmitate O-feruloyl transferase-like, with amino-acid sequence MGVDVIEGAAIMEKKSNGKVSQLISVKQGEPTLVSPAEETPKDLYFLSNLDQNIAVIVRTIYCFKSDEKGNDNAGEVIKDALRKVLVHYYPLAGRLTISSEGKLIVDCTGEGAVFVKAEANCTLEEIGDITKPDPETLGKLVYDIPGATNILEMPPLVAQVTKFQCGGFVLGLCMNHCMFDGIGAMEFVNSWGETARGLPLSVPPFSDRTILKARSPPKIEHLHQEFAEIEDKSSTGDLYKDQMLYRSFCFDPEKLQKLKKYSMEDGVLEKCTSFEALSAFVWRARTKALNLLSHQQTKLLFAVDGRPKFDPPLPKGYFGNGIVLTNSICQAGELLDKPISHAVALIQDAIKMVTDGYMRSAIDYFEVTRARPSLSSTLLITTWSRLSFHTTDFGWGEPVLSGPVALPEKEVTLFLSHGKERKNINVLLGLPASAMKVFQEQMVV; translated from the exons ATG GGTGTAGACGTTATAGAAGGTGCAGCTATAATGGAGAAGAAGTCCAATGGCAAAGTGTCCCAGCTAATTAGTGTGAAGCAAGGAGAGCCAACCCTGGTTTCTCCCGCTGAAGAGACACCAAAGGATCTATACTTTCTCTCTAATCTTGACCAAAACATAGCCGTCATTGTTCGCACCATATACTGCTTCAAGTCGGATGAAAAAGGGAACGACAATGCTGGTGAAGTGATCAAGGATGCATTGAGAAAGGTTCTTGTTCATTACTATCCCCTTGCTGGGCGGCTAACCATCAGCTCTGAGGGTAAACTTATTGTGGACTGCACTGGAGAAGGGGCTGTGTTCGTCAAAGCTGAAGCTAACTGTACGTTGGAGGAGATTGGAGACATAACAAAGCCTGATCCTGAGACTCTTGGGAAGTTGGTTTATGACATTCCTGGTGCAACAAACATATTGGAGATGCCACCTCTAGTGGCTCAG GTGACCAAGTTCCAATGCGGAGGATTTGTCCTTGGCCTGTGCATGAACCATTGCATGTTTGATGGCATTGGTGCTATGGAATTTGTCAACTCGTGGGGTGAAACGGCCCGAGGTCTTCCACTTTCTGTTCCTCCATTCTCCGATAGAACTATTCTGAAAGCCCGCAGTCCTCCTAAGATAGAGCATCTGCATCAGGAATTTGCTGAGATAGAGGACAAGTCCAGCACTGGTGATCTCTACAAAGACCAAATGCTCTATAGATCTTTCTGTTTTGATCCTGAAAAGCTACAAAAACTGAAGAAATATTCTATGGAGGATGGGGTTCTTGAAAAATGCACTAGTTTTGAAGCTCTTTCAGCATTCGTATGGAGGGCTCGGACCAAGGCACTTAACTTGCTATCCCACCAACAAACCAAGCTTCTCTTCGCGGTTGATGGCAGGCCTAAATTCGATCCACCTCTTCCAAAAGGCTACTTCGGCAATGGAATTGTATTGACAAATTCCATATGCCAAGCTGGTGAGCTATTGGACAAGCCAATTTCACATGCTGTAGCTCTAATTCAGGATGCAATTAAGATGGTTACGGATGGTTACATGAGATCAGCCATAGATTACTTTGAGGTAACCAGAGCCAGGCCATCTTTGTCGTCAACCCTGCTGATCACTACATGGTCTAGGCTATCTTTCCACACTACGGATTTCGGATGGGGAGAGCCTGTTCTATCAGGGCCAGTTGCATTGCCTGAGAAGGAAGTCACATTGTTCCTATCTCATGGCAAAGAGAGGAAAAACATCAACGTTCTTTTGGGGTTGCCAGCTTCTGCAATGAAGGTCTTCCAAGAACAGATGGTGGTTTAG